From the genome of Caretta caretta isolate rCarCar2 chromosome 27, rCarCar1.hap1, whole genome shotgun sequence, one region includes:
- the IGF2BP1 gene encoding insulin-like growth factor 2 mRNA-binding protein 1 isoform X2, producing MKLNGHQLENHALKVSYIPDEQSTQGPENGRRGGFGTRGAPRQGSPVAAGAPVKQQPVDIPLRLLVPTQYVGAIIGKEGATIRNITKQTQSKIDVHRKENAGAAEKAISIHSTPEGCSAACKMILEIMQKEAKDTKTADEVPLKILAHNNFVGRLIGKEGRNLKKVEQDTETKITISSLQDLTLYNPERTITVKGSIENCCKAEQEIMKKVREAYENDVAAMSLQSHLIPGLNLAAVGLFPASSNAVPPPPSSISGAAPYNSFMPPEQETVHVFIPAQAVGAIIGKKGQHIKQLSRFASASIKIAPPETPDSKVRMVIITGPPEAQFKAQGRIYGKLKEENFFGPKEEVKLETHIRVPASAAGRVIGKGGKTVNELQNLTAAEVVVPRDQTPDENEQVIVKIIGHFYASQMAQRKIRDILAQVKQQHQKGQSGQTQARRK from the exons ATGAAACTGAATGGGCACCAGCTGGAAAACCATGCACTGAAAGTCTCCTACATTCCCGACGAACAGTCCACGCAGGGGCCAGAGAACGGGCGGCGGGGTGGCTTTGGCACGCGGGGGGCCCCCAGGCAGGGCTCGCCCGTCGCTGCAGGAGCGCCCGTAAAGCAGCAGCCGGTGGACATCCCACTCCGACTCCTGGTGCCCACGCAGTACGTGGGGGCCATCATCGGCAAGGAGGGAGCCACCATCCGCAACATCACCAAGCAGACGCAGTCCAA AATCGACGTGCACAGGAAGGAGAACGCGGGAGCAGCGGAGAAAGCCATCAGCATCCATTCCACCCCCGAGGGCTGCTCGGCAGCCTGCAAGATGATCTTGGAGATTATGCAGAAGGAGGCAAAAGACACCAAGAC AGCTGACGAGGTTCCCTTAAAGATCCTGGCCCATAATAACTTTGTGGGGCGGCTGATCGGCAAAGAGGGGCGGAACCTGAAGAAGGTGGAACAGGACACGGAGACGAAAATCACCATCTCGTc TTTGCAGGATCTGACTCTCTACAACCCTGAAAGGACGATCACCGTGAAGGGCTCCATCGAGAACTGCTGCAAAGCCGAGCAGGAGATCATGAAGAAAGTGAGGGAAGCTTACGAGAATGACGTGGCTGCCATGAGC CTACAGTCTCATCTGATCCCCGGCCTTAACCTGGCTGCTGTCGGACTCTTCCCGGCTTCTTCCAATGCGGTGCCACCTCCTCCAAGCAGCATCTCCGGGGCTGCTCCATATAACTCCTTCATG CCCCCAGAGCAAGAGACGGTGCACGTCTTCATCCCTGCTCAGGCAGTCGGCGCGATCATCGGCAAGAAAGGCCAGCACATTAAACAGCTCTCCCGATTTGCGAGCGCCTCCATCAAG ATCGCGCCACCCGAGACACCAGATTCCAAAGTGCGCATGGTTATAATCACTGGACCGCCAGAAGCTCagttcaag GCACAAGGACGAATTTATGGCAAACTCAAGGAGGAAAACTTTTTTGGGCCTAAAGAAGAAGTAAAGCTGGAGACGCACATTAGGGTCCCTGCTTCGGCTGCAGGGCGAGTTATCGGAAAAGGAGGCAAAACT GTCAACGAACTGCAGAACCTGACGGCTGCAGAGGTGGTGGTGCCCCGGGACCAGACGCCTGATGAGAACGAGCAAGTCATTGTAAAAATCATTGGACACTTCTATGCCAGCCAG ATGGCGCAGCGCAAGATACGTGATATCCTGGCCCAGGTGAAACAGCAGCATCAGAAGGGACAGAGCGGCCAGACGCAAGCGCGGCGGAAATAA